CCAGTTGCAGTGTGTCGATGCGGGTACTCCAGCTCTCAGTCGGGCCGTTGGCGGTATTGACCATGACGGGTCGGCCGCGCGACAGATTCAGACGCTCGGCCAGTGATGCGGGAACGGCAACGAAGGTAGCGCCAGTATCCAGCAGAAAGGTCACCGGCTGGCCGTTGATTTGCCCAGCTGACAGGTAATGCCCGTGGCGATTGCGCTCCAGGCGCACTTCCACCGCTGTGCCGACCTGTGATGACACCGGCGACTGGTTGGGGTTGCGCTTGCGCTCCTCCAACCCGGAAAACCACTGTGCCGCCAGCCCCAGCCCGACAACCCAGGCCAGCACCAACATCACTGTTCCCAATCGCCGATCCGGCGGTGGTGCCTGGGTCATACCGGCATCAGCCCAGCACCTCGGCGAGATTGCCTTTGCTTTCCAGCCATCGCTTGCGATCCGATGCGCGCTTCTTGGCCAGCAGCATATCCATCAAGGCTTCGGTGCTGTCCATGTCATCCATGGTCAACTGCACCAGTCGACGGGTGTCCGGCGCCATGGTGGTTTCGCGCAGCTGCAGGGGATTCATTTCACCCAGGCCCTTGAATCGAGTGACCTGAATCTTGCCGCGCTTGTTTTCGGCCTCTATGCGATCCAGAATGCCGGTCTTCTCCGCATCATCCAGCGCGTAGAACACTTCCTTGCCGATATCCACCCGGTATAACGGCGGCATGGCCACAAACACATGCCCGGCCTCAACCAACTGACGGAAGTGTCTGACGAACAGGGCGCATAGCAAAGTGGCAATGTGCAGCCCGTCGGAGTCGGCATCAGCGAGAATGCATATCTTGCTATAGCGCAGCTGGGACAAGTCCGGCGAGCCGGGGTCGACGCCGATGGCGATGGCGATATTGTGTACTTCCTGGGAGGCCAGCACCTGCCCGGAATCCACCTCCCAGGTATTCAGAATCTTGCCACGCAGCGGCATGATCGCCTGGAACTCCTTGTCCCGCGCCTGCTTGGCACTGCCGCCGGCGGAATCACCCTCCACCAGAAACAGCTCCGAACGGCGGCTGTCCTGACTGGCACAATCGGCCAGCTTGCCGGGCAGTGCTGGCCCCTGGGTAACCCGCTTGCGCTCTATCTTCTTGCTGGCCTTGAGACGGCGGCTGGCATGATCGATCGCCATTTCGGCAATCTGCTGGCCGATGTCGGCGTGCTGATTCAACCACAGGCTGAACGCATCCTTGATCACCCCGGACACGAAGGAGGCTGACTCGCGCGATGACAATCGCTCCTTGGTCTGCCCGGAAAATTGCGGCTCGGCCATCTTGACCGAGAGCACGTAGCTGACCCGCTCCCAGACATCCTCCGGCGCCAGCTTGACTCCGCGCGGCAGCAGGCTGCGGAACTCGCAGAATTCACGAATGGCTTCCAGCAGCCCGGTGCGCAAACCATTGACGTGGGTGCCGCCCTGCGCCGTGGGGATCAGGTTGACGTAGCTTTCCTGCACCAGCTCGCCGCCCTCGGGTTGCCAGAACAGAGCCCAGTCGACCGCCTCCTTGCTGCCCGTCAGCGCACCGGTGAAGGGTGTTTCCGGCAGGGTAACCCATTGTGAACAGGCATCGAGCAGATAATCGCGCAGGCCATCTTCGTAATACCAGCTGGTCTTCTCGCCGGACTGGCGATCATCAAAATCGACGCGCAGACCCGGGCACAGCACCGCCTTGGCTTTGAGCAGGTGCAACAAGCGGTTGATATTGAATTTCGGGGTATCGAAATAGCTGCCGTTGGGCCAGAATTTGACGGTGGTACCGGTATTGCGCTTGCCGACCGTGCCGACAACTTCCAGCTCGTTGACCTTTTCGCCGTTCTCGAAGGCGATGAGATATTCCTGCCCATCACGCCGCACGCGCACTTCCAATCGCAGCGACAAAGCGTTGACCACGGAGATGCCGACACCATGCAGGCCGCCGGAAAACTGATAGTTCTTGCCGGAAAACTTGCCGCCGGCGTGTAGCCGCGTGAGGATCAGCTCCACCCCGGAAACCCCTTCCTCCGGATGAATGTCCACCGGCATGCCACGCCCGTCGTCGATGACCTCCAGCGCATTGTCCTGATGTAGAACGACGGTGATCGTCCGAGCATGTCCGGCCAGTGCTTCGTCGACGCTGTTGTCGATGACTTCCTGGGCCAGGTGGTTGGGACGGGTAGTGTCGGTGTACATGCCCGGGCGACGACGCACCGGGTCCAGACCGCTGAGTACTTCAATATCATCGGCGTTATAGGACGATTGGGACATATTGTCTCTGGGTTTCCTTGGTCATTCGAGGCGGGCATGGCGTCCCGCCGGGACAGATCAGCATAGTATCCTATTCATTACGACGGCAGGCTGCCAGTCGTAGGCTAGTACCCGGATCCACCTGCTTCCGGCACAAAACAGCCCGCCGGCAGGCGTGACACCGCCGTTTCGATTCGGCCATCGTTATACAGCCGCAACCAGCGATAGCCGGGTGGCTGTGTGTCTGTAGCGAAATCATCGCTGCCCACCGCGAATTGCACGCAGGTGGATGGCGCTGCCAGCAGGCGGATGTGTCCGCGCTGCTGGTCCAACTTCTGGTGGATATGCCCCCAGAGCACAACGCGCACCCGCGGGTCATCATCCAACCGTGCAAACAGCTGGTCCGCATTACCCAGCCCCAGCGGCTCCATCCACTCGCTGCCAATCGGCACTGGATGATGATGGAGGCAGACCATCACATGGCGATCTCCGGCGCTCGCCAGTGCCTCATCCAGCCGCAGAAGTTGCTGCTCATCGAGATAGCCGGCCACTGAGCCCGGCACACTTGAATCCAACAACAGGATGCGCCAGGCACCGACATCAACCCAGGCACGATTGAGATCATGCTCTCCGCCGAGTGCGGCCATGCATGCCGCGTCGTCATGGTTACCGGGTATCCAGTGACAGGGTTTGGGGATTCGCGCCACGGCGTCAATGAAGCGCTGGTAGGCCGGGACATCCCCGTCCTGAGTAATATCGCCGGTAGCCAGCACCAGATCAATGTCTGCTTGCTGCTCCAGCACCTGATCAATCACCGCATGCAGTGAGGCGAGTGTATCCAGCCCCAGCAAACGCTGGTCCGGACTGGAAAAGATATGGCTGTCAGTCAGCTGGACCACATGAATGGGTTCAGCGAAGAGAGTACTGTCGGTCGGCGGCATCTGGCCTTCTCTCAGAGGTTATTTGCCTGCCATGATCGCAATACAAATGCCGACAATCCAGTGATGAGCTGACTCAGGTGGCAGAAACTTGCGCTTGGCCACAGAATCGCGTCATCGATTGATCAGTACCGGCTGGGCGCTTTGCCCGTGACGCTGGCAATAGCCGAGCCACTCGCCGAGGAAACTGTTGAGCTGAAACTTCTCATCGGGCTGCAGCATCTGTTCATTCGGATAGGGGTAAACACCCTGGAAGCGCCGGCGGTTATAGGCGGCGACCACCTCGGCCATGCGCGCATCGTGGTACATGCGTACTTCCATGCTTGGCGGCGCAAACCAATCATGGCGTCTCTCATGCTGGAGCGTGAGCGTGGTGGTGTAACGGCAACGCTCGATGACCCGCATCACCAGACGCTGTTCCGTTTCATCTGTTGCGCTCAGCAGAATCTGCCGCTCATCCTGCACCGCCAGATCCGGCATCAGCTGATATAAACGGAAGAAGTTGGTTTCGCAGACGGCCTGCAACGAGGAAAGGTCAACCCGATAACGGCGCTTGCCCGCAACCATCATGGTTGTGGCCCCGCATTGTCGCGAAGCGCCTGTCCATGCAGTTCGAGCCACTGCAGCGCGATGATGGTAGCGGCGTTGTCCAGCCGCCCTTCGGCCATTGCCGTCAGTGCGTCTACCCGCGACCAGACACTGACGCGGATATCCTCACCCTCTACGGCCAGTCCATGCAGGCCACCCGCGCCCCGGCTGTCCACCGTGGCGCAATACAGATATACCTGTTCGTTGCTGCCACCCGGCGACGGGAAATAACGAGTGATCGGTGTCAGGCTCAACAGTGTCAGCCCGGCTTCTTCTTGCGCTTCACGATGGGCGACCTGCTCGGCCTCTTCACCATCATCAAACAGACCGGCGACCAGTTCCAGCATCCAGGGATTGGTGCTTTTTTCCAGCGCACCGACGCGCACCTGCTCGATCAGTACCACCGCATCCTGCCAGGGGTCATAGGGCAATACGCACACCGCATCCGGCCTGACAAACAACTCACGCCGCAACGCCGGCCCCCAGCCGCCAGCAAACAGTCGGTGTCGAAGGGTCAATACATCCAGTTGGTAGAAGCCTCGAAAGCCGGCTTCACGGTGGATGATTTCCACATCGTCGCGGCTGAAATCAGTCAATTGGATAAACTCTCGATTAAAAGGATCATGCCATTAACCTCGCATATCCTAACCGTGACGGGCAAGGGTTTCTCGTCGGTGGGCAGACGACACCCCGAAACACCTCAAACAGGAGGGGCGCTCGGATCGCCGCGACGGCGTCCGCAGGACGCCACCGGGCTTTGCTCAGAAGCTATCCATCAGACCTTCTGATACAACTGCGAGCCGGTCTGCCGAAACTCGGAAGACTTGGCCTTCATTCCTTCCTCCATGACCAGATCCACCGCCTCGATCCGCTGCGCGGCTGCGTACTCCCGCACTTCCTGGGTAATCTTCATCGAACAGAATTTCGGTCCGCACATGGAGCAGAAATGCGCCACTTTGGCCGACTCCTTGGGCAAAGTCTCGTCGTGGAAAGCCCGCGCGGTATCCGGGTCCAGGCCGAGGTTGAACTGGTCCTCCCAGCGGAACTCGAAGCGCGCCTTGGACAACGCATTGTCGCGGATCTGTGCTCCCGGATGCCCCTTGGCCAGATCCGCCGCGTGGGCCGCGATCTTGTAGGTAATGATCCCAGTCTTCACATCATCCCGGTTCGGCAGCCCCAGGTGTTCCTTGGGCGTGACATAGCAGAGCATGGCACAACCGAACCAGCCGATCATCGCCGCGCCAATCCCGGAAGTGATGTGGTCGTAGCCCGGCGCGATATCCGTGGTCAGCGGCCCGAGGGTATAAAATGGTGCTTCGTCACAGCATTCCAGCTGCTTGTCCATGTTCTCCTTGATCAGCTGCATGGGCACATGCCCCGGGCCTTCGATCATGCACTGTACGTCATGCTTCCAGGCGATCTTGGTCAGCTCGCCCAGGGTTTCCAGCTCGCCGAACTGGGCTGCATCGTTGGCATCGGCAATCGAGCCGGGGCGCAAGCCGTCGCCCAGCGAGAAGGACACATCGTAGGCCTTCATGATCTGGCAGATATCTTCGAAGTGGGTATAAAGGAAGTTTTCCTGGTGATGCGCCAGGCACCACTTGGCCATGATCGAGCCACCCCGGGAAACGATGCCGGTGACCCGGTTCGCCGTCATCGGCACGTAACGCAGCAAAACACCGGCGTGAATGGTGAAGTAGTCCACACCCTGTTCCGCCTGCTCGATCAGCGTGTCACGGAAGATTTCCCACGTCAGGTTCTCGGCAATGCCATCGACCTTTTCCAAGGCCTGGTAAATAGGCACAGTACCGATCGGCACCGGTGAGTTGCGGATGAGCCACTCGCGGGTTTCGTGAATATTCTTGCCGGTGGACAGATCCATCACCGTATCCGAGCCCCAGCGAATGCCCCAGGTCATCTTCTCGACTTCTTCCTCGATAGAGGAACCCAGCGCCGAGTTGCCTATATTGCCGTTGATCTTCACCAGGAAATTGCGGCCGATGATCATCGGCTCCAACTCGGTATGGTTGATATTGGCCGGGATGATTGCCCTACCACGGGCCACTTCATCACGCACAAATTCAGCGGTGATCTCGCTGGGGATACTGGCGCCAAAGCTGTGGCCCGGATGCTGATCAGCCAACAACCCGGCAGCGCGCGCCTCCTGCAGCTTCATGTTCTCGCGGATGGCAATGAACTCCATCTCCGGCGTGATGATGCCCTTGCGGGCATAGTGCATCTGGCTGACGTTACAGTCAGCTTTGGCCCGACGCGGCGTACGAAGATGGGCAAAGCGCAGATGATCCAGTGATGGATCGGCCAGACGGGCGCTGCCGAATTCCGAGGTCAGCCCCGGCAGAATCTCGGTGTCGTTGCGCTCTTCAATCCAGGCTGTACGCACATCCGGCAGGCCGGCGCGCAGATCGATCTTCACCGCCGGGTCGGTATAAGGGCCGGAGGTGTCGTACACCAATACCGGCGGGTTTTTCTCCACGCCTTTATCGGTCTGCGTATCGGCCAGACTGATCTCACGCATCGGCACGCGGATATCCGGGCGCGAACCCGTCACATAGATCTTGCGGGAATTGGGTAAAGGCTGGGTTGCAGCACCATCGGCACCAGAATTGGCGATGGCGGTATCAGGTAAACGGCTGGTCATTGTTGTGCTCCACTGTAGGAATTACAGGGAACCGAAGCGGCACGGAACACCACCCCAGAACGGGGTAATGCAGAACGGCGCATCTCGATTCCTACGCCGGTATTAACCGGATCAGGTTCAACGGGTGTCGTCTCAGCCGGCATAAAACCCCGGCACCCCGTCAAGATGAGCCTGCAGCTTAGATGTTCATGTGATGAACGGCAAGCGAGGGACCGATGAACCGCTTCGGTTGCGCTTGACCGGCGGCCTGCAGCTCTTTAGCCTTGGTGGATTGACTTCTACCTCCATGCGAAGGACCTCTGCATGCTGCGCCCCCTTTATGTCGCCATTGTGCTGGCAGGCCTGTCCGGCCCGGCCCTGGCCAAATCCGATCTGCTGACCATCTACCAGGAAGCCCTGCTCAACAGCGCCGATCTGGCTGCCGCTGAAGCTGACGCCCTCGCCCGCCAGGAAGCCCTGCCCCAGGCCCGCGCCCAGTTACTGCCCAATATCGGCCTGGGTGCCGGCCTCGCTCGGGAGTATGTCGATGTCGACGGCATGGGATCGGACGACTACTCGACGCATTACTATCAGGCCAGTCTGACGCAGCCGCTGTTTCGCGCCGACCGCTGGTTCAATTATCAGGCCGCCAAATCCCAGAGTGAACAGGCTCGCGTGGAGTTTTCCGCGACCCAGCAGCAACTGATCCTGGATGTGGCGTTGGCGTATTTCAACGTGCTGCGCGCCTCCGACAATCTGGCTACTGCCCGCGCCGAGGAAGCCGCATTCGAACGCCAGCTGGAACAGGCTCGCGAACGTTTTGAGGTCGGCCTTTCAGCCCGCACCGATGTGCTCGAAGCACTGGCCGGATTCGACACCGCCCGCGCCACGCGCATTACCGCCACCACCAATCTGGATGTGAGCTACCAGGCTCTGACCCGCCTGACCAACCGCGATCATACTGATCTGCTCGGCATGAGCCACAACCTGCCGGTTCTTGCGCCGACTCCTGCCGATATGCAGCAGTGGGTTGAGACAGCCGCAGCGCAGAACCTGTCATTGCAGGCATCGCGCCTGGCCATCGACACCGCTGGCGATACACTGCGCAGCAGCAAGGCTGGCTACGCCCCGACAGTGGACGCCTTTGTGCGTTACAACGACAGCTATGGCGGCGCCCGTCTCGGCGGCGCCGGAGCCGGCATCGGGGGCGCTGGCATTGGTGGCGATACTGAGCTGACCCAGTTCGGCGTGGAAATGACCCTGCCCTTGTTTACCGGCGGTGGCACCACGTCGCGGGTGCGCGAATCAACCTTCCGGCTGACCCAGGCCGAACAGTCCAGCGAAGCCGAGTTGCGACGCATCGTCGAGCGTACCCGCAACCTGTTCCGTACGGTTACATCAAGCGTAGAAGAAGTGGAAGCCCGGCGTCAGTCGATCATTTCATCCAAGGCCGCAGTGGATGCCACTCAGGCTGGCTATGAAGTCGGCACACGTAACGTGGTGGATGTACTGGATGCCCAGCGCAACCTGTATCGGGCGGTACGTGACTACAACGATGCCCGTTACAACTACATCATCGACAACCTGAATCTGAAGCAGGCTGCCGGCACGCTCAGTCCACAGGACCTGGAAGACCTTTCGACCTGGTTGAAAGCTGACTACGATCCGGACCGCGATTTCATCCCGCCGTTTACCCAGGAAGAAATGCAGCGCATGACCATCGGCAATCAGCCCCAGCCACCGGTGAATGAGCAGCAGAGACGGATGCGTACGTCGTTCTGATTGTGGGAAGGCAGGCTGGGACGCTCTGCGTCCCGCTGCTACAACCGCCGGGCGATACCCTGGAGGAGCCTTTCCAACGCCCCCTGATTGGCTTCAACCACCACCCGCCCCGCTTCTCCTGCAACCCGTGCCGAGGGCCGATCACTCAACCAGCCATTGACCTGCTCAGCCATGCCCTGCGCATCCGCCACTTCCACCAGCGCTCCGGCCCGCTCCAGCAACTCGCTGATCTCGGCAAAGTTGAAACGATGCGGCCCGGACAGTACAGGCAGACCAAGCGCCGCGGGTTCCAGATAATTGTGCCCACCACCTGGAATCAGTGAGCCACCGACAAAGGCCACATCGGCGCAAGCATAGAACTGCATCAGCTCACCCATGGTATCGCCCAACAACACCAGATCACTCGATGTCGGCATGTTGCCGGCACTACGCCGCACCATGCTCAGACCCGCCCCTTCTATCTGCCTGGCAACCGCATCGAAACGCTCAGGGTGGCGGGGCACCAGGATCAGCAACGCATCGGGATGTTGTTGCAGCACCTGCCGGTGCGCCGCCAGCACGACTTCGTCCTCGCCAGAGTGGGTACTGGCGGCAATCCAGACCGGACGCTCACCCCACTGAGCCCGCCACTGCGCAGCCGTGGCCAACAGCTCCGCCCCCGGCTTGAGGTCGAATTTGATGCTGCCGGTCACCGTCAACGCTGTCTGGCGCACGCCCAGCATGAGGAAACGCTCAGCCTCGGCTGCGGTCTGCGCCGCCACCCAATCCAGCGCTGCAAACATAGGCCGCACCAGCCCTGACACTCGCTGATAGCCGCGGGCCGAACGCTCGGACAAGCGGGCATTGGCCAACACGACAGGCACACCAGCCCGCCCGCACTCAGCCACCAGATTCGGCCACAATTCAGTTTCCATGATGATGGAAATGCGCGGTCGCAGCCGCCGAATGAGCCGCCGCTGCAGCCAAGGAAGGTCATAGGGCAGATAAGCATGCCCCACCTCGTCACCGAACAACTTGCGGATCTGTTCAGAGCCGGTCGGCGTCATGCAGGTAATAGTGACTGGCAGCTCCGGATGACGCTTGCGCAGCTCGCGCACCATGGGCGCTGCCGCGATCGACTCGCCCACGGACACGGCATGTACCCAGATGCCGCCGGCACGCAGGTCGCCGCTCAGGGCAAAGCGCTCGCGCCAGCGCCGCGCATAGGCTGGAGCGCGCCAGGCGCGGTACAGCAGGCGTGCCAGAATCAGCGGCAGACACAGGGTAAAGATCAGACTGTACAGAAAACGCGGCATTCCCTTCTCCAGAACCGGGTCGAGCGGCACAAACGCGGCATAGAGTAGCAGAAGTGACCTGCCCGGCTGCTAATGGCTATACTACGCGGGCAAAACCAGCCCCTTATTCTTGAAATCCGCGGAGCCCATGAGCACACCCCTGCACACCGATATCTGTATTCTGGGCGGCGGCATCGCCGGTCTCTGGCTGAACGCGCGCCTGCGGCAACAAGGGTTCAGCACCCTGCTGGTTGAGCCACATGCTCTCGGCGGCGGGCAGAGCAGCAAGTCCCAGGGCATCATCCATGGCGGTACGAAATATGCGCTGAACGGCAAGCTGACCACTGCGGCGGAAGCCATTGCCGGCATGCCCAATCGCTGGCGTGCCTGTCTGGATGGCACCGGCGAGCTTGATCTGCGGGGAGCTCGAGTG
Above is a genomic segment from Halopseudomonas litoralis containing:
- a CDS encoding retropepsin-like aspartic protease family protein: MTQAPPPDRRLGTVMLVLAWVVGLGLAAQWFSGLEERKRNPNQSPVSSQVGTAVEVRLERNRHGHYLSAGQINGQPVTFLLDTGATFVAVPASLAERLNLSRGRPVMVNTANGPTESWSTRIDTLQLGDIRLHDVSAGIVPGILGEDVLLGMSALKQLDFSQQGGELILRQHANVESKYE
- the parE gene encoding DNA topoisomerase IV subunit B; the protein is MSQSSYNADDIEVLSGLDPVRRRPGMYTDTTRPNHLAQEVIDNSVDEALAGHARTITVVLHQDNALEVIDDGRGMPVDIHPEEGVSGVELILTRLHAGGKFSGKNYQFSGGLHGVGISVVNALSLRLEVRVRRDGQEYLIAFENGEKVNELEVVGTVGKRNTGTTVKFWPNGSYFDTPKFNINRLLHLLKAKAVLCPGLRVDFDDRQSGEKTSWYYEDGLRDYLLDACSQWVTLPETPFTGALTGSKEAVDWALFWQPEGGELVQESYVNLIPTAQGGTHVNGLRTGLLEAIREFCEFRSLLPRGVKLAPEDVWERVSYVLSVKMAEPQFSGQTKERLSSRESASFVSGVIKDAFSLWLNQHADIGQQIAEMAIDHASRRLKASKKIERKRVTQGPALPGKLADCASQDSRRSELFLVEGDSAGGSAKQARDKEFQAIMPLRGKILNTWEVDSGQVLASQEVHNIAIAIGVDPGSPDLSQLRYSKICILADADSDGLHIATLLCALFVRHFRQLVEAGHVFVAMPPLYRVDIGKEVFYALDDAEKTGILDRIEAENKRGKIQVTRFKGLGEMNPLQLRETTMAPDTRRLVQLTMDDMDSTEALMDMLLAKKRASDRKRWLESKGNLAEVLG
- the cpdA gene encoding 3',5'-cyclic-AMP phosphodiesterase, with amino-acid sequence MPPTDSTLFAEPIHVVQLTDSHIFSSPDQRLLGLDTLASLHAVIDQVLEQQADIDLVLATGDITQDGDVPAYQRFIDAVARIPKPCHWIPGNHDDAACMAALGGEHDLNRAWVDVGAWRILLLDSSVPGSVAGYLDEQQLLRLDEALASAGDRHVMVCLHHHPVPIGSEWMEPLGLGNADQLFARLDDDPRVRVVLWGHIHQKLDQQRGHIRLLAAPSTCVQFAVGSDDFATDTQPPGYRWLRLYNDGRIETAVSRLPAGCFVPEAGGSGY
- a CDS encoding DUF1249 domain-containing protein — its product is MMVAGKRRYRVDLSSLQAVCETNFFRLYQLMPDLAVQDERQILLSATDETEQRLVMRVIERCRYTTTLTLQHERRHDWFAPPSMEVRMYHDARMAEVVAAYNRRRFQGVYPYPNEQMLQPDEKFQLNSFLGEWLGYCQRHGQSAQPVLINR
- a CDS encoding NUDIX domain-containing protein, producing the protein MTDFSRDDVEIIHREAGFRGFYQLDVLTLRHRLFAGGWGPALRRELFVRPDAVCVLPYDPWQDAVVLIEQVRVGALEKSTNPWMLELVAGLFDDGEEAEQVAHREAQEEAGLTLLSLTPITRYFPSPGGSNEQVYLYCATVDSRGAGGLHGLAVEGEDIRVSVWSRVDALTAMAEGRLDNAATIIALQWLELHGQALRDNAGPQP
- the thiC gene encoding phosphomethylpyrimidine synthase ThiC, producing MTSRLPDTAIANSGADGAATQPLPNSRKIYVTGSRPDIRVPMREISLADTQTDKGVEKNPPVLVYDTSGPYTDPAVKIDLRAGLPDVRTAWIEERNDTEILPGLTSEFGSARLADPSLDHLRFAHLRTPRRAKADCNVSQMHYARKGIITPEMEFIAIRENMKLQEARAAGLLADQHPGHSFGASIPSEITAEFVRDEVARGRAIIPANINHTELEPMIIGRNFLVKINGNIGNSALGSSIEEEVEKMTWGIRWGSDTVMDLSTGKNIHETREWLIRNSPVPIGTVPIYQALEKVDGIAENLTWEIFRDTLIEQAEQGVDYFTIHAGVLLRYVPMTANRVTGIVSRGGSIMAKWCLAHHQENFLYTHFEDICQIMKAYDVSFSLGDGLRPGSIADANDAAQFGELETLGELTKIAWKHDVQCMIEGPGHVPMQLIKENMDKQLECCDEAPFYTLGPLTTDIAPGYDHITSGIGAAMIGWFGCAMLCYVTPKEHLGLPNRDDVKTGIITYKIAAHAADLAKGHPGAQIRDNALSKARFEFRWEDQFNLGLDPDTARAFHDETLPKESAKVAHFCSMCGPKFCSMKITQEVREYAAAQRIEAVDLVMEEGMKAKSSEFRQTGSQLYQKV
- a CDS encoding TolC family outer membrane protein, whose translation is MLRPLYVAIVLAGLSGPALAKSDLLTIYQEALLNSADLAAAEADALARQEALPQARAQLLPNIGLGAGLAREYVDVDGMGSDDYSTHYYQASLTQPLFRADRWFNYQAAKSQSEQARVEFSATQQQLILDVALAYFNVLRASDNLATARAEEAAFERQLEQARERFEVGLSARTDVLEALAGFDTARATRITATTNLDVSYQALTRLTNRDHTDLLGMSHNLPVLAPTPADMQQWVETAAAQNLSLQASRLAIDTAGDTLRSSKAGYAPTVDAFVRYNDSYGGARLGGAGAGIGGAGIGGDTELTQFGVEMTLPLFTGGGTTSRVRESTFRLTQAEQSSEAELRRIVERTRNLFRTVTSSVEEVEARRQSIISSKAAVDATQAGYEVGTRNVVDVLDAQRNLYRAVRDYNDARYNYIIDNLNLKQAAGTLSPQDLEDLSTWLKADYDPDRDFIPPFTQEEMQRMTIGNQPQPPVNEQQRRMRTSF
- the waaA gene encoding lipid IV(A) 3-deoxy-D-manno-octulosonic acid transferase, producing MPRFLYSLIFTLCLPLILARLLYRAWRAPAYARRWRERFALSGDLRAGGIWVHAVSVGESIAAAPMVRELRKRHPELPVTITCMTPTGSEQIRKLFGDEVGHAYLPYDLPWLQRRLIRRLRPRISIIMETELWPNLVAECGRAGVPVVLANARLSERSARGYQRVSGLVRPMFAALDWVAAQTAAEAERFLMLGVRQTALTVTGSIKFDLKPGAELLATAAQWRAQWGERPVWIAASTHSGEDEVVLAAHRQVLQQHPDALLILVPRHPERFDAVARQIEGAGLSMVRRSAGNMPTSSDLVLLGDTMGELMQFYACADVAFVGGSLIPGGGHNYLEPAALGLPVLSGPHRFNFAEISELLERAGALVEVADAQGMAEQVNGWLSDRPSARVAGEAGRVVVEANQGALERLLQGIARRL